The proteins below are encoded in one region of Gracilinanus agilis isolate LMUSP501 unplaced genomic scaffold, AgileGrace unplaced_scaffold70, whole genome shotgun sequence:
- the LOC123256618 gene encoding NADH dehydrogenase [ubiquinone] iron-sulfur protein 6, mitochondrial-like, which produces MAASAAVAFVTFGCLLGRSQGFPVAARCFGVQVSPTGEKITHTGQVYDEDDYRRIHFVGRQKEINENFAIDLIAEQPVSKVESRVISCDGGGGALGHPKVYINLDKETKTGTCGYCGLQFTQHHHH; this is translated from the coding sequence ATGGCGGCGTCTGCGGCGGTGGCGTTTGTGACCTTCGGCTGCCTTCTGGGCCGCAGCCAGGGCTTCCCTGTGGCCGCCAGATGTTTTGGTGTGCAGGTGTCGCCCACGGGGGAGAAAATTACCCACACAGGCCAGGTTTATGATGAAGATGATTACAGGAGGATTCACTTTGTTGGTCGCCagaaagagataaatgaaaaCTTTGCAATTGATTTGATAGCAGAGCAACCAGTAAGCAAAGTGGAAAGTCGAGTGATATCATGTGATGGTGGAGGAGGAGCTCTGGGTCATCCAAAAGTATATATAAACTTGGACAAAGAGACTAAAACTGGGACTTGTGGGTATTGTGGACTTCAGTTTACACAACATCACCACCACTGA